In Streptomyces sp. NBC_01426, one genomic interval encodes:
- a CDS encoding condensation domain-containing protein, with product MRQFPLEMHTLAPGRVVEWRLRSTAAQDADRGDPSGRRASFNQDKHFTVAEESRAADDPVASWIAVTFEVEGPLDETALSRALLAFVGRHEVLRCEFRRLAGELACAPLAADELALDTAEVGVFETSELLRGFLVERFKRSIDTLSWPLFTMGAVLREDSATVYLAFDHIVCDGMSMPIVVHEVETEYEALRRGESSGLPATAPSYLDFAEEQRRRYLSIGADDERLGYWKSFIERNGEFFPRFPLDLGVRPDRMYPIVNEASPLLDASEAEVFEKSCLAVGGKPFMGVLASVAVCLREAGGPGVYRGFMPVSERGRDAWTNSVGWFVNTMPIEFDASPGRDFTQVMTQVRAGFGEMIRHIDVPFVRAWELLAPEEFAARSWPYPVNFFSYIDMRKCRGSERHDEWRPTSHVWSARANGACSWFQRDADGLHMNSIYVDTAAARTTMGDFQAALRQTVRDIALTGGFRRPIALTAPRLPVRPRVQA from the coding sequence ATGCGGCAGTTTCCTCTGGAGATGCACACCTTGGCGCCCGGAAGGGTGGTCGAGTGGCGTTTGAGGTCCACGGCGGCGCAGGACGCCGACCGGGGCGATCCGTCGGGCAGGAGGGCGTCCTTCAACCAGGACAAGCACTTCACCGTCGCCGAGGAGAGCCGCGCCGCCGACGATCCGGTCGCGTCCTGGATCGCGGTGACCTTCGAGGTCGAGGGACCGCTCGACGAGACGGCGCTCAGTCGGGCGTTGTTGGCGTTCGTGGGCCGGCACGAGGTGTTGCGCTGCGAGTTCCGCCGGCTGGCCGGTGAGCTGGCCTGCGCGCCGCTGGCCGCCGACGAACTCGCCCTCGACACCGCCGAGGTGGGCGTCTTCGAGACGTCCGAGCTGCTGCGCGGTTTCCTCGTCGAACGGTTCAAGCGCAGCATCGACACCCTGTCCTGGCCGCTGTTCACCATGGGCGCCGTGCTGCGCGAGGATTCCGCGACGGTGTACCTCGCCTTCGATCACATCGTGTGTGACGGCATGTCGATGCCGATCGTGGTGCACGAGGTGGAGACGGAGTACGAGGCCCTGCGTCGGGGCGAGAGTTCCGGTCTGCCGGCCACCGCGCCGAGTTATCTGGACTTCGCCGAGGAGCAGCGCCGCCGCTACCTCTCCATCGGCGCGGACGACGAACGCCTGGGCTACTGGAAGTCGTTCATCGAGCGCAACGGCGAGTTCTTCCCGCGGTTCCCGCTCGATCTCGGCGTGCGGCCGGACCGGATGTACCCGATCGTCAACGAGGCGTCGCCGCTCCTGGACGCCTCCGAGGCGGAGGTGTTCGAGAAGTCCTGTCTGGCCGTGGGCGGCAAGCCGTTCATGGGGGTGCTCGCGTCGGTCGCCGTCTGCCTGCGGGAGGCCGGCGGGCCCGGCGTGTACCGCGGGTTCATGCCGGTCAGCGAGCGCGGTCGGGACGCCTGGACCAACTCGGTGGGCTGGTTCGTGAACACCATGCCCATCGAGTTCGACGCCTCTCCCGGGCGGGACTTCACCCAGGTCATGACGCAGGTTCGGGCCGGTTTCGGGGAGATGATCCGCCACATCGACGTGCCGTTCGTCCGGGCCTGGGAGTTGTTGGCACCCGAGGAGTTCGCGGCACGCTCGTGGCCGTACCCGGTGAACTTCTTCTCGTACATCGACATGCGCAAGTGTCGGGGCTCCGAGCGGCACGACGAGTGGCGGCCGACGTCCCACGTGTGGTCGGCGCGGGCGAACGGCGCGTGCTCCTGGTTCCAACGGGACGCGGACGGGCTGCACATGAACTCCATCTACGTGGACACGGCGGCCGCCCGCACCACCATGGGCGACTTCCAGGCGGCCCTGCGTCAGACGGTGCGGGACATCGCCCTGACCGGCGGGTTCCGGCGTCCGATCGCCCTGACCGCGCCCCGTCTGCCGGTCCGGCCCCGCGTCCAGGCCTGA
- a CDS encoding ABC transporter ATP-binding protein, translating to MNTEAPTFEELRRRALAAAEPRGHDPAHAIVCDRLVRIFSSDGVEVQALQGLELTVTRGDLIALVGASGSGKSTLLNILAGLDVPTAGKATVSGHDLLEMSARERLRYRRETVGFVWQQTARNLLPFLTAAQNVALPMQLKDGNGRAARKRQTARVAELLAALEIGDLAGRRPSTLSGGQQQRVAIAVAMANDPAVLLADEPTGELDSETGAAIFEAFRTVNRELGATVVIVTHDPMVAGEVRRTVAIRDGRTSSEVLRRTVTDEHGAESVSEREYVMLDRTGRVQLPYTFLEALGMEHRVAVDLAADHIEVRRDDSEDVPHTG from the coding sequence TTGAACACCGAAGCCCCCACCTTCGAGGAGCTGCGCCGCAGGGCGCTGGCCGCCGCCGAGCCCCGCGGTCACGATCCGGCCCACGCCATCGTCTGCGACCGGCTGGTCCGCATCTTCAGCTCCGACGGGGTGGAGGTGCAGGCCCTGCAGGGGTTGGAGCTGACCGTGACCCGCGGGGACCTGATCGCGCTGGTCGGCGCGTCCGGCAGCGGGAAGTCGACGCTGTTGAACATCCTGGCGGGCCTGGACGTGCCGACGGCGGGGAAGGCCACCGTGAGCGGTCACGACCTGCTGGAGATGTCTGCGCGGGAGCGGCTGCGCTACCGGCGCGAAACCGTGGGGTTCGTCTGGCAGCAGACCGCCCGCAACCTGCTGCCGTTCCTCACGGCCGCCCAGAACGTGGCACTGCCGATGCAGCTGAAGGACGGGAACGGGCGCGCGGCCCGCAAACGGCAGACCGCGCGCGTCGCCGAGCTGTTGGCGGCGCTGGAGATCGGCGACCTGGCCGGGCGGCGGCCGAGCACGCTGTCCGGCGGACAGCAGCAGCGCGTGGCCATCGCCGTGGCCATGGCCAACGACCCGGCGGTCCTGTTGGCGGACGAGCCGACCGGCGAGCTGGACTCCGAGACCGGCGCCGCGATCTTCGAGGCCTTCCGTACCGTGAACCGGGAGCTGGGGGCGACCGTGGTGATCGTGACGCACGACCCGATGGTCGCGGGAGAGGTCCGCCGCACGGTGGCCATCCGCGACGGTCGCACCAGCAGCGAGGTGCTGCGCCGCACCGTCACCGACGAGCACGGCGCGGAGTCCGTGAGCGAACGCGAGTACGTGATGCTGGACCGCACCGGGCGGGTGCAACTCCCGTACACGTTCCTGGAGGCGCTGGGCATGGAGCACCGCGTCGCGGTCGACCTCGCCGCCGACCACATCGAGGTCCGCCGCGACGACTCGGAGGACGTACCGCACACCGGCTGA
- a CDS encoding FtsX-like permease family protein, translated as MIGFVVRRLRGRLPLAAAVLLTVLIATTALSALLAFSRGVDEAGLRQAIHGPGRARTAVTVTGEHPASGRADDDKAVRAFATALFGRLPVDVRSVARSRAYGLPGPRAPGKEADLTLLAALDRDRVRLLSGTWPRPLANASARVEVAVPQAALNRLGLTAGALPAEVGLDDRYGGSPLRVRVTGVYRATEPDAPYWRLDPLGGRELQVGAFTTYGPLLGDDSAFTAGGLPQDSRAALLTADFTAAGPSDVEAVRAAATRIDPRSSIGAPLAAAGLKAKTELPDLLAELTSAQRVARSTLLVGALQLAVLATATLLLVAHLMTDRKETERVLLTARGASRRRLGMLTVAESLLLALPAAVLAPLLTPPLLRLSGRFGPLSRLSLDSAGTWMLWPVALGCALFCALLTSLPVVLRGAASAVLRRSGSRQAVVAGTARAGGDLALVVLAVLAYLQLARYSGDEGLAARAGGLGVDPVLVAAPTLALCAGTVLVLRLLPFGARLGGRIAARGRGLGPALVGRQLARHPRRATGPVLLLVLAVSSGVLALGQHTAWTDSQHDQADFVTAGGLRISGSDLSAMGRAGRYSALPGGDRMIPVIRGEHSLPGGRAATLVALDAPAVAARVPLREDLRGGRGMRELFGPLSPSAPAAHGVTLPGQPRRIDVDVSLEAADDPGSPGIGVLLRDRHGLTYRAPMRQLPSNGDTTVSVDVDALADAPIGSAAGPLSIVGFVVTFSPDARRYGTPRQVGGEVTVRGVAVSDTRDGPAVPVRAAAPAWHLTAPTTTNETPTGELRDGGDALVRIRYRDPRDTTAPLQISATAGGPPAAGIPGIATHAYIRALGADVGDLVPVPLGSDSLPVRITTAVDTLPVVGDTAVAVDLATLGRLFAAQGGKQVPPTDEWWLPAVSADDPAPARAAAALRAGAGVQEVRLREEVVAGLLDDPLSAGPQAALAALALACAVLAAIGFAASAAANARERSGEFAVLLALGAPRRALAWTAAAESGVLVGLGAGVGLVLGAAIVHLTVPLVVLTPGARRPVPEVLVDLPVPTTLLLVAGIAAVPLLSTVLGGHRGRNALSAAARLRHVEDM; from the coding sequence ATGATCGGCTTCGTCGTGCGCCGGCTGCGCGGGCGACTGCCGCTCGCTGCCGCCGTGCTGCTGACCGTACTCATCGCCACGACCGCGCTCAGCGCCCTGCTCGCCTTCTCCCGAGGGGTGGACGAGGCCGGCCTGCGACAGGCGATCCACGGTCCGGGGCGGGCCCGCACCGCGGTGACCGTCACGGGCGAGCATCCGGCGAGCGGCCGCGCCGACGACGACAAGGCCGTACGCGCCTTCGCCACTGCCCTGTTCGGCCGGCTGCCGGTCGACGTGCGGAGCGTGGCGCGCAGCCGCGCCTACGGGCTTCCCGGACCCCGGGCGCCCGGCAAGGAGGCGGACCTGACCCTGCTCGCGGCCCTCGACCGGGATCGCGTACGACTCCTGTCCGGCACGTGGCCCCGGCCGCTCGCGAACGCCTCCGCCCGCGTCGAGGTGGCCGTGCCCCAGGCGGCGTTGAACCGGCTCGGGTTGACCGCCGGCGCGCTGCCCGCCGAGGTCGGGCTCGACGACCGCTACGGCGGCAGCCCGCTCAGGGTCCGGGTGACCGGTGTCTACCGGGCGACCGAGCCGGACGCCCCGTACTGGCGGCTCGACCCGCTCGGCGGCCGGGAACTCCAGGTCGGCGCGTTCACCACGTACGGACCCCTACTCGGCGACGACTCCGCCTTCACCGCGGGCGGGCTCCCGCAGGACAGCCGCGCCGCCCTGCTGACCGCGGACTTCACCGCGGCCGGCCCCTCGGACGTCGAGGCGGTCCGGGCCGCCGCGACCCGCATCGACCCACGATCTTCGATCGGTGCCCCCCTCGCCGCCGCCGGACTCAAGGCCAAGACCGAACTACCTGATCTTCTGGCCGAGTTGACGTCGGCGCAGCGGGTCGCCCGTTCCACCCTGCTGGTCGGGGCGCTCCAGCTCGCGGTGCTCGCCACCGCGACCCTGCTGCTGGTCGCCCATCTGATGACGGACCGCAAGGAGACCGAGCGGGTCCTGTTGACCGCCCGGGGCGCCTCCCGACGCCGGCTCGGGATGCTCACCGTCGCCGAGTCGCTGCTGCTCGCCCTTCCCGCCGCCGTGCTCGCGCCGCTCCTCACCCCGCCGCTGCTGCGCCTGTCCGGCCGGTTCGGGCCACTGTCCCGGCTGTCCCTCGACTCCGCCGGCACCTGGATGCTCTGGCCGGTGGCGCTGGGCTGCGCGCTGTTCTGCGCGCTGCTGACCAGCCTGCCCGTCGTGCTCCGCGGGGCGGCCTCGGCCGTGCTGCGCCGCAGCGGTTCCCGACAGGCCGTCGTGGCCGGCACCGCCCGCGCCGGCGGTGACCTCGCGCTCGTCGTCCTCGCCGTCCTCGCCTACCTCCAACTCGCCCGGTACAGCGGCGACGAGGGTCTCGCGGCACGGGCCGGGGGCCTGGGCGTGGACCCGGTGCTGGTCGCGGCGCCGACGCTCGCGCTGTGCGCGGGCACCGTGCTGGTCCTGCGGCTGCTGCCGTTCGGCGCGCGGCTGGGCGGCCGGATCGCCGCGCGGGGCCGCGGCCTCGGCCCCGCGCTCGTCGGCCGGCAGTTGGCCCGCCACCCCAGGCGGGCCACGGGGCCCGTGCTGCTGCTGGTCCTCGCCGTCTCCAGCGGGGTACTGGCGCTGGGGCAGCACACCGCCTGGACCGACTCCCAGCACGACCAAGCCGACTTCGTCACCGCGGGAGGACTGCGGATCTCCGGCAGCGACCTGTCCGCGATGGGGCGGGCCGGCCGGTACTCCGCACTGCCCGGCGGCGACCGGATGATCCCGGTGATCCGCGGCGAACACTCCCTGCCCGGCGGGCGGGCCGCCACCCTGGTCGCGCTGGACGCCCCCGCCGTCGCCGCGCGGGTCCCGCTGCGGGAGGACCTGCGGGGCGGCCGCGGGATGCGCGAACTGTTCGGTCCGCTCTCGCCGTCCGCCCCCGCCGCGCACGGGGTCACCCTGCCCGGGCAGCCGAGGCGCATCGACGTCGACGTGTCCCTGGAAGCCGCCGACGACCCCGGCAGTCCCGGGATCGGCGTGCTGCTGCGCGACCGGCACGGGCTGACGTACCGGGCGCCGATGCGGCAACTCCCCTCGAACGGCGACACCACCGTGTCGGTCGACGTCGACGCCCTGGCCGACGCCCCGATCGGATCCGCCGCCGGCCCGCTGAGCATCGTCGGCTTCGTCGTCACGTTCTCCCCCGACGCCCGGCGCTACGGCACACCCCGGCAGGTCGGCGGTGAGGTGACGGTGCGCGGCGTCGCCGTCTCGGACACCCGGGACGGCCCGGCCGTCCCGGTGCGGGCCGCCGCACCGGCCTGGCACCTGACGGCCCCGACCACGACGAACGAGACTCCGACCGGTGAACTCCGCGACGGCGGCGACGCGTTGGTACGCATCCGCTACCGGGACCCGCGCGATACGACCGCCCCGCTCCAGATCTCCGCGACCGCGGGCGGCCCGCCCGCCGCCGGGATCCCCGGTATCGCCACGCACGCGTACATCCGTGCCCTCGGCGCCGATGTCGGCGACCTGGTCCCCGTGCCCCTGGGCAGCGACTCGCTGCCGGTCCGGATCACCACCGCGGTGGACACGTTGCCCGTGGTCGGCGACACGGCCGTGGCCGTGGACCTGGCCACGCTGGGCCGACTGTTCGCCGCGCAGGGCGGCAAGCAGGTCCCCCCGACCGACGAGTGGTGGCTGCCGGCCGTCTCCGCCGACGACCCCGCGCCGGCCCGGGCCGCCGCCGCGCTGCGGGCGGGCGCGGGAGTCCAGGAGGTGCGGTTGCGCGAGGAGGTCGTCGCAGGACTGCTCGACGACCCGCTGAGCGCCGGACCGCAGGCCGCGCTCGCCGCCCTCGCGCTGGCCTGCGCGGTCCTGGCGGCGATCGGCTTCGCGGCCTCCGCCGCGGCGAACGCGCGGGAACGGTCCGGGGAGTTCGCCGTACTGCTGGCGCTGGGCGCGCCGCGTCGGGCACTGGCCTGGACGGCGGCCGCCGAGAGCGGGGTCCTGGTCGGCCTCGGAGCGGGGGTCGGCCTCGTGCTGGGGGCCGCCATCGTGCACCTGACCGTGCCGTTGGTGGTGCTGACCCCGGGGGCGCGCCGGCCGGTACCGGAGGTCCTGGTGGATCTGCCCGTCCCCACGACGTTGCTGCTGGTCGCGGGCATCGCCGCCGTGCCGCTGCTGTCGACCGTGCTCGGCGGCCACCGCGGCCGCAACGCCCTGAGCGCAGCCGCCCGGCTGCGGCACGTGGAGGACATGTGA
- a CDS encoding ABC transporter ATP-binding protein, whose amino-acid sequence MTQDQVDTAAPMVVVRDLRRSFGSGQQAVHALRGVTFDIRRGELTALKGRSGSGKTTLLNLVGGLDAPSGGSVVIDGTDLATLDEPGRLALRRDRIGFVFQSFGLIPVLTAAENIGIPMRMRKVPARQREERVRTLLALVGLSDHAAQRPGELSGGQQQRVAVARALANEPALIIADEPTGQLDSETGRSIMELLRAVVRGEGVTALVATHDPALVELADRVVELHDGRVAEPDPDPDAATAHTARA is encoded by the coding sequence ATGACGCAGGACCAGGTCGACACCGCGGCACCCATGGTGGTGGTGCGTGACCTCCGGCGGAGCTTCGGAAGCGGTCAACAGGCCGTACACGCCCTGCGCGGCGTCACGTTCGACATCCGCAGAGGCGAACTGACCGCGCTCAAAGGCCGATCCGGATCCGGCAAGACGACCCTGCTGAACCTCGTCGGCGGACTGGACGCCCCGAGCGGCGGCAGCGTCGTCATCGACGGAACCGACCTGGCCACCCTGGACGAGCCCGGGCGGCTCGCCCTGCGCCGCGACCGGATCGGCTTCGTCTTCCAGTCCTTCGGACTGATCCCGGTCCTGACCGCCGCCGAGAACATCGGCATCCCCATGCGGATGCGAAAGGTCCCGGCCCGACAGCGCGAGGAACGCGTCCGCACCCTGCTGGCCCTGGTCGGGCTCTCCGACCACGCGGCGCAGCGCCCCGGTGAACTCTCCGGCGGCCAGCAGCAGCGCGTGGCCGTGGCCCGGGCGCTGGCCAACGAGCCCGCCCTGATCATCGCGGACGAGCCCACCGGCCAACTGGACTCCGAGACGGGCCGCTCGATCATGGAACTGCTGCGCGCGGTGGTGCGCGGCGAGGGCGTCACCGCCCTCGTCGCCACCCACGACCCGGCCCTGGTGGAACTCGCGGACCGGGTGGTGGAACTGCACGACGGCCGAGTCGCCGAGCCCGATCCCGATCCCGATGCCGCGACCGCGCACACGGCGCGGGCGTAG
- a CDS encoding GlxA family transcriptional regulator, with amino-acid sequence MHTVAVLALDHVVAFDIATPVEAFGRARLADGRLPYRVRVCGTGGEVTASNAFTIRAPYGLDALADADTIVVPGCTEDAPPPDPAVLEALRSAAAAGTRIASICAGAFVLAATGLLDGLGATTHWIAAARLAEEFPLVDVRPDVLYVDNGQLLTSAGAAAGLDLCLHMIRRDFGSAVAADAARLSVMPLEREGGQAQFIVHAQPPVPRGSLLEPALAWIEDNLGGDLTLAAMAARTGMSERTFSRRFREQTGTTPLQWLLRARVRRAQFLLETTEYGVERIAAQAGFGSPTAFRERFKRVAGITPQAYRSSFRGAPAEAW; translated from the coding sequence ATGCATACCGTGGCGGTCCTCGCGCTGGACCATGTGGTGGCCTTCGACATCGCGACCCCCGTCGAGGCGTTCGGGCGGGCCCGACTGGCCGACGGACGACTCCCCTACCGCGTCCGGGTGTGCGGAACCGGTGGCGAGGTGACCGCGAGCAACGCGTTCACGATCCGCGCCCCGTACGGACTGGACGCCCTGGCCGACGCCGACACCATCGTCGTGCCCGGCTGCACGGAGGACGCCCCGCCGCCCGACCCGGCGGTACTGGAGGCGTTGCGCTCCGCCGCGGCGGCCGGGACCCGGATCGCCTCGATCTGCGCGGGCGCGTTCGTCCTCGCCGCGACCGGGCTGCTGGACGGGCTGGGAGCGACGACCCACTGGATCGCGGCCGCGCGACTGGCCGAGGAGTTCCCGCTGGTGGACGTACGCCCCGACGTGCTCTACGTCGACAACGGGCAGTTGCTCACCTCGGCGGGGGCGGCGGCCGGGCTGGACCTGTGCCTGCACATGATCCGGCGGGACTTCGGGTCGGCGGTCGCGGCGGACGCCGCGCGGCTGTCGGTGATGCCGCTGGAACGGGAGGGCGGGCAGGCCCAGTTCATCGTGCACGCCCAGCCTCCCGTGCCCCGCGGGTCGCTGTTGGAGCCGGCGCTCGCCTGGATCGAGGACAACCTGGGCGGGGACCTCACCCTGGCCGCCATGGCCGCCCGGACCGGCATGAGCGAGCGCACCTTCAGTCGCCGGTTCCGGGAGCAGACGGGCACCACGCCCTTGCAGTGGCTGCTGCGCGCCCGGGTCCGGCGGGCCCAGTTCCTGCTGGAGACCACCGAGTACGGCGTCGAGCGCATCGCCGCGCAGGCCGGGTTCGGCTCACCGACCGCGTTCCGGGAGCGGTTCAAGCGGGTCGCGGGGATCACCCCGCAGGCCTACCGCTCCTCCTTCCGCGGGGCGCCCGCCGAGGCGTGGTGA
- a CDS encoding DJ-1/PfpI family protein, whose amino-acid sequence MHVQFVLFDGFDPLDVIAPYEVAHAAGTLGGGAVTVELVSAEGPREVPAGLPNVSLRAVAVLDPARADVIVLPGAVGDLPTEREITEEERARTIPAILARTLETELPRLVKEALDREDTVVATVCGGSMILAMAGLIGGRHATGHPMGRDVLETAGVHAVDARVVDDGDLVTGAGVTSGLDLALYLVEREVGSRVAHAVEELFAHERRGTVWTATGAEPTVAR is encoded by the coding sequence ATGCACGTTCAGTTCGTCCTGTTCGACGGATTCGACCCCCTTGACGTCATCGCCCCCTACGAGGTCGCGCACGCGGCCGGGACACTCGGTGGCGGCGCCGTGACCGTCGAGCTGGTGAGCGCCGAAGGGCCCAGGGAGGTGCCCGCCGGTCTCCCGAACGTGTCCCTGCGGGCCGTCGCCGTCCTGGACCCGGCGCGCGCCGACGTGATCGTGCTGCCCGGCGCGGTCGGCGACCTGCCCACCGAGAGGGAGATCACCGAGGAGGAGCGGGCGCGCACCATCCCCGCGATCCTGGCCCGCACCCTGGAGACCGAACTGCCACGGCTGGTCAAGGAGGCGCTCGACCGGGAGGACACCGTCGTCGCCACGGTCTGCGGCGGCTCGATGATCCTGGCCATGGCCGGGCTGATCGGGGGACGCCACGCCACCGGTCACCCCATGGGCCGCGACGTCCTCGAGACCGCGGGTGTCCACGCCGTCGACGCCCGGGTCGTGGACGACGGGGACCTCGTCACGGGCGCCGGGGTGACCTCCGGTCTGGACCTCGCCCTGTACCTCGTCGAGCGGGAGGTCGGCTCCCGGGTCGCCCACGCCGTGGAGGAGCTCTTCGCCCACGAGCGCCGGGGCACCGTCTGGACCGCCACGGGCGCCGAGCCCACCGTCGCGCGGTGA
- a CDS encoding DUF3817 domain-containing protein: MIACHPGRPLRVASVSELGSFVVLLANLATVHLPAISSLAGPVHGCAYLFTVVPVARDPRRTPPTTGLALLPGIGGVLALRRLTRSDATATAG, translated from the coding sequence GTGATCGCGTGCCACCCCGGCCGGCCGTTGCGGGTGGCCTCCGTCAGCGAACTCGGCTCGTTCGTCGTCCTGTTGGCGAACCTCGCCACCGTGCACCTGCCGGCGATCTCCTCGCTCGCGGGTCCCGTGCACGGCTGCGCCTACCTGTTCACCGTGGTCCCGGTGGCCCGCGACCCGAGACGGACCCCGCCGACCACCGGACTGGCCCTGCTGCCCGGGATCGGCGGTGTCCTGGCCCTGCGCCGGCTCACCCGCTCCGACGCCACCGCCACCGCCGGCTGA
- a CDS encoding LysR family transcriptional regulator: MIDVQRLRVLRAVAEHGSFNKAAGALLLTPSAVSQHIATLERGLGHPVVVRGSRGITLTEPGRLLTEAAESIFAELDRVRNAIERLSAPRPRLTVATFTSGGRHLLPAALPRFVAAHPEVELTVREAEPEAALPMVRDGAADLALGYHFDEPLPVLPGVDWSPLMDDPLWVVLPPDHPHAGRDSIALAELTDARWVLGCLRTEAYLRRYAQRSGFEIRISASTTDYFFAQSLVAAGVGVSLVPQVALLSPLDAPRPGPAAPSGAPVAVRVEPPRPVRHLGLATARRRDARPYLDTLTAALRDAAKEPHTRASPKSCCAPWSPRTA; encoded by the coding sequence TTGATCGATGTGCAACGGCTGCGCGTCCTGCGCGCCGTGGCCGAACACGGCAGCTTCAACAAGGCGGCCGGCGCCCTGCTCCTGACCCCCTCCGCCGTCTCCCAACACATCGCGACGCTGGAACGCGGGCTCGGTCACCCGGTGGTCGTGCGCGGCAGCCGCGGGATCACCCTCACCGAGCCGGGCCGGCTGCTGACGGAGGCCGCGGAGTCGATCTTCGCCGAACTGGACCGGGTGCGGAACGCGATCGAGCGCCTGAGCGCGCCCCGCCCCCGCCTGACCGTCGCCACGTTCACCAGCGGGGGCCGGCATCTGCTGCCGGCGGCGTTGCCCCGGTTCGTGGCGGCGCACCCCGAGGTCGAACTGACGGTGCGGGAAGCCGAACCGGAGGCCGCGCTGCCGATGGTGCGCGACGGTGCGGCCGACCTCGCGCTCGGCTACCACTTCGACGAACCCCTGCCCGTACTGCCCGGGGTGGACTGGTCACCGTTGATGGACGACCCCCTGTGGGTGGTGCTCCCGCCCGACCACCCGCACGCGGGGCGCGACTCGATCGCCCTGGCCGAACTGACCGACGCCCGCTGGGTGCTCGGCTGCCTCCGCACCGAGGCCTACCTGCGGCGGTACGCGCAGCGGTCCGGCTTCGAGATCCGGATCTCGGCCTCCACCACCGACTACTTCTTCGCCCAGTCCCTGGTGGCGGCGGGCGTCGGCGTCTCGCTCGTTCCCCAGGTCGCCCTGCTCTCCCCGCTCGACGCGCCCCGGCCGGGCCCCGCGGCCCCGTCCGGGGCGCCCGTCGCCGTACGCGTCGAACCGCCCCGCCCCGTACGACACCTCGGGCTGGCCACCGCGCGCCGGCGGGACGCACGGCCGTACCTCGACACCCTGACCGCCGCCCTGCGGGACGCGGCGAAGGAGCCCCACACCCGGGCCTCACCGAAGAGCTGTTGCGCGCCATGGTCGCCACGCACGGCGTAG
- a CDS encoding NAD-dependent epimerase/dehydratase family protein codes for MRNFLVIGGSRYFGRHLVTSLRDAGDRVTVLNRGSVAPPPGVGHLVADRDDEARLRTALGRRSFDAVVDQVCYTPRQAALARRVFAGSAGRYVMTSTMEVYDPAPPTPEAAAYARGKREAEAELTDAEFPFVAVRSAHVLGGGPAEFTGRLAHYVERIGAGAPVDVHEAPRPTSFIHHHEIADFLRWTAEGSFTGPVDAASDGALTVTELCELIGARLGRRPRYRTVGAGAPASPFSFDRDYALDNSRASGLGYRFTRTADWLPAAITEAARPPSRAHA; via the coding sequence ATGCGAAATTTCTTGGTCATCGGCGGGAGCCGGTACTTCGGCAGGCATCTGGTCACCTCACTCCGTGACGCCGGCGACCGGGTCACCGTCCTCAACCGGGGTTCCGTCGCCCCGCCGCCCGGTGTCGGCCACCTCGTCGCCGACCGCGACGACGAGGCGCGGTTGCGCACGGCCCTGGGGCGGCGGAGCTTCGACGCCGTCGTCGACCAGGTCTGCTACACGCCGCGGCAGGCCGCCCTCGCCCGCCGCGTCTTCGCGGGCTCCGCGGGGCGTTATGTGATGACCTCCACCATGGAGGTGTACGACCCGGCGCCCCCCACCCCCGAAGCGGCCGCCTACGCGCGGGGCAAGCGAGAGGCCGAGGCGGAACTGACCGACGCGGAGTTCCCGTTCGTCGCCGTACGCAGCGCCCATGTCCTCGGCGGCGGGCCCGCCGAGTTCACGGGGAGGCTCGCGCACTACGTCGAGCGGATCGGCGCCGGCGCCCCGGTGGACGTCCACGAGGCCCCGCGCCCCACGTCCTTCATCCACCACCACGAGATCGCGGACTTCCTGCGCTGGACGGCAGAAGGGAGCTTCACCGGCCCCGTCGACGCGGCCTCCGACGGCGCCCTGACCGTCACCGAACTCTGCGAGCTGATCGGCGCACGACTGGGACGGCGGCCCCGCTACCGGACCGTCGGGGCGGGCGCTCCCGCGTCACCGTTCTCCTTCGACCGGGACTACGCACTCGACAACTCCCGCGCCAGCGGACTCGGTTACCGCTTCACCCGGACCGCGGACTGGCTGCCGGCTGCGATCACGGAAGCCGCGCGCCCGCCCTCCCGCGCTCATGCCTGA